One window of the Litorilinea aerophila genome contains the following:
- a CDS encoding carbohydrate kinase family protein — translation MFDILVLGEINVDLILSGDARPEFGQVEKVIQDATLAIGGSGTIFACGAARLGLRVAYCGVVGQDLFGRYMLEQLQARKIDTTGVIVDPSLKTGMTVILHHQGDRALLTYLGAINRLEAEMVDRALLAQARHVHVSSYFLQHALQPGLADLLAAAHKQGATVSMDTNWDPAERWDSGLEHLWPHVDLFLPNEQEALAIARADSLEQALDALAARLPLVAVKRGAQGAVARQDGQTVWDPGFTVPVVDTTGAGDSFDAGFVYGFLHGWPLVETLGLACACGALSTRAPGGTEAQPTLDEAKELLHSRQAP, via the coding sequence ATGTTTGACATCCTCGTCCTGGGCGAAATCAACGTCGACCTGATCCTCTCTGGAGATGCTCGCCCCGAATTCGGGCAGGTGGAAAAAGTCATCCAGGATGCCACCCTGGCCATCGGCGGCTCTGGCACCATCTTTGCCTGTGGCGCCGCACGGCTGGGCCTGCGGGTAGCCTACTGCGGCGTAGTCGGCCAGGACCTGTTCGGCCGCTACATGCTGGAACAACTGCAGGCCCGCAAGATCGACACCACCGGCGTGATCGTCGACCCATCCCTCAAGACCGGGATGACGGTGATCCTCCACCACCAGGGAGATCGGGCCTTGCTGACCTACCTGGGCGCCATCAATCGCCTGGAGGCCGAGATGGTCGACCGGGCGTTGCTGGCCCAGGCCCGCCATGTCCATGTCTCCAGCTACTTCCTGCAACACGCCCTCCAGCCTGGCCTGGCCGACCTGCTGGCGGCTGCCCACAAACAGGGCGCCACCGTCTCCATGGATACCAACTGGGATCCGGCTGAACGCTGGGATAGCGGCCTGGAGCACCTCTGGCCCCACGTGGACCTCTTCCTCCCCAATGAACAGGAGGCGCTGGCCATCGCCCGGGCCGACAGCCTGGAACAGGCCCTGGATGCCCTGGCCGCCCGCCTGCCCCTGGTGGCCGTGAAGCGGGGCGCCCAAGGGGCAGTGGCCCGCCAGGATGGCCAAACCGTTTGGGATCCCGGCTTTACCGTCCCGGTGGTGGATACCACCGGCGCCGGCGACAGCTTCGACGCCGGTTTCGTGTACGGCTTCCTCCACGGCTGGCCCCTGGTTGAAACCCTGGGCCTGGCCTGCGCCTGTGGCGCCCTCTCCACCCGCGCCCCAGGCGGCACCGAGGCCCAACCGACCCTGGATGAAGCCAAAGAGCTGCTGCATAGCCGGCAGGCGCCCTAG
- a CDS encoding SIS domain-containing protein — MTSRGQHTFAEIMSQATAWSAALAEFQGRVEQVQAAWDDAAPTRVLFTGCGSTYYLSLIAASILQGLTGIPARGVPASELVLFPHHVTADPGRTLLVAISRSGTTSETIAAVSRFRQMGGRRVWCVTCYPDTPLAQESDLVLPAEAAQEESVAQTRSFSTMLVLVQALAATVAHEPLDALFSLPPAGEALLEATAGEMEGLGNRLELCRYFFLGSGPQYGVACEAMLKLKEMSITHSEAYHALEFRHGPKAMVDGETLAVGLLSRRAFDHERAVLMETGEMAATILALSPAEPIAGAINVQLPTALPEWTLPPLYLPPLQLLAYHRAMAKGLDPDRPRHLEAVVVLDPDSLA, encoded by the coding sequence ATGACGTCACGAGGACAACACACCTTCGCCGAAATCATGAGCCAGGCGACCGCCTGGTCCGCGGCCCTGGCAGAATTTCAGGGCCGGGTGGAGCAGGTGCAGGCCGCCTGGGACGACGCCGCACCTACCCGGGTGCTCTTCACCGGTTGCGGCTCCACCTACTACCTCTCCCTCATCGCTGCATCCATCCTCCAGGGGCTGACGGGCATTCCGGCCCGGGGTGTGCCGGCCTCGGAATTGGTGCTCTTTCCCCACCATGTGACCGCCGACCCAGGCCGCACCCTCCTGGTGGCCATCTCCCGCTCTGGCACCACCTCGGAGACCATCGCCGCGGTCAGCCGCTTCCGGCAGATGGGCGGCCGGCGGGTCTGGTGTGTGACCTGCTACCCGGATACGCCCCTGGCCCAGGAGAGCGATCTGGTCTTGCCCGCCGAGGCGGCCCAGGAAGAGAGCGTGGCCCAGACCCGCTCCTTCAGCACCATGTTGGTGCTGGTTCAGGCATTGGCCGCCACCGTGGCCCATGAGCCGCTGGACGCCCTCTTTTCCCTGCCGCCGGCTGGGGAGGCTCTGCTGGAGGCCACAGCCGGGGAGATGGAAGGGCTGGGCAACCGCCTGGAGCTGTGCCGCTATTTCTTCCTGGGATCCGGGCCCCAGTACGGCGTGGCCTGTGAAGCCATGCTGAAGCTCAAGGAGATGTCCATCACCCACAGCGAAGCCTACCACGCCCTGGAATTTCGCCATGGCCCCAAGGCCATGGTCGATGGCGAAACGCTGGCCGTGGGTCTCCTCTCCCGCCGTGCCTTCGACCATGAGCGGGCGGTGCTGATGGAGACCGGCGAGATGGCGGCCACCATCCTGGCCCTGAGTCCCGCCGAACCCATCGCTGGCGCCATCAACGTACAACTGCCCACTGCGCTGCCCGAGTGGACGCTCCCACCCCTCTACCTGCCCCCACTCCAGCTGCTGGCCTACCATCGGGCCATGGCCAAGGGTCTGGACCCCGATCGCCCGCGGCATCTGGAGGCCGTGGTGGTTTTAGACCCCGATTCCCTGGCCTGA
- a CDS encoding NAD-dependent epimerase/dehydratase family protein, translated as MQTVFITGATGYIGFSVAQAFRRAGYAVLGLTRSPHKARFLAQREIQPVVGAMQEPDTYRHLAAQADILIHAAVDYQADTAELDRLTVETLLAAARQGTTPRTLIYTSGVWVHGDTGGDAVDESSPLAPAAAVAWRPAVEDQVLTETGVRGLVLRPGVVYGGAGGLTGLWFDGATNGHPFDVVGDGRNHWSMVHVGDLAQGYVLAAQSGLAGEVFNLVDGVPRQVSEMVTAIGRATGTHKRPHYRPLAEAVTEMGPLAEALALDQKLRPDKATRFLGWHPQHPDFVADVHTYYRAWQAQRQQ; from the coding sequence ATGCAAACCGTCTTCATCACTGGCGCGACCGGCTACATTGGCTTCAGCGTGGCACAGGCTTTTCGACGGGCAGGCTACGCTGTCCTGGGGTTGACCCGCAGCCCGCACAAGGCCCGCTTCCTGGCCCAGCGGGAGATCCAGCCGGTGGTAGGCGCCATGCAGGAGCCGGACACCTATCGTCACCTGGCCGCCCAGGCAGATATCCTGATCCACGCCGCGGTGGACTACCAGGCGGATACGGCAGAGCTGGATCGGCTCACGGTGGAGACGTTGCTGGCCGCTGCCCGCCAGGGGACGACGCCCCGGACCCTCATCTACACCAGCGGTGTCTGGGTTCACGGCGACACGGGGGGCGACGCAGTCGATGAAAGTTCTCCCCTGGCGCCGGCGGCCGCGGTCGCCTGGCGGCCAGCCGTGGAGGATCAGGTGCTGACCGAGACGGGAGTACGGGGTCTGGTGCTGCGGCCCGGGGTGGTCTACGGCGGGGCCGGCGGGTTGACCGGCCTCTGGTTTGACGGCGCCACCAACGGCCACCCCTTCGACGTGGTGGGCGATGGTCGCAACCACTGGTCCATGGTGCACGTGGGCGATCTGGCCCAGGGGTATGTGCTGGCCGCCCAGAGCGGCCTGGCCGGCGAGGTCTTCAACCTGGTGGATGGCGTACCCCGGCAGGTCTCGGAGATGGTGACCGCCATCGGGCGGGCCACCGGCACCCACAAGCGGCCCCATTACCGGCCGCTGGCGGAGGCTGTGACAGAGATGGGCCCCCTGGCCGAAGCATTGGCCCTGGATCAGAAGCTCCGCCCGGATAAAGCAACCCGCTTCCTGGGCTGGCACCCCCAGCATCCCGATTTCGTGGCCGATGTTCACACCTACTATCGGGCGTGGCAGGCACAACGTCAGCAGTGA
- a CDS encoding MBL fold metallo-hydrolase, with protein MNYICTTCGTQFAETDSPPDTCPICADERQYIGWEGQRWTTLAELQADYHNVIKTAEPGLTGIGTHPHFAIGQRALLVQTPQGNVLWDCISLLDDPTIAAVEALGGIQAIAISHPHFYSSMVEWGRAFQAPIYLHESDRRWVMRPDPAIHFWQGETLSLWDGVTLIRCGGHFAGSTVLHWRDGAEGQGVLLTGDTLQVVSDRRYVSFMRSYPNLIPLSAAAVRRIVDALAPYSFERIYGGWWDRVVAGDAQAAVARSAARYLQALQAEGGATGEDDLA; from the coding sequence ATGAACTATATCTGCACGACCTGCGGCACCCAATTTGCCGAAACGGACAGCCCTCCTGACACATGCCCCATCTGTGCCGATGAACGCCAGTACATAGGATGGGAGGGGCAGCGCTGGACCACCCTGGCCGAGCTGCAGGCGGATTACCACAACGTCATCAAGACCGCTGAGCCTGGCCTGACGGGCATCGGCACCCACCCCCACTTTGCCATCGGCCAGCGGGCCCTGCTGGTGCAGACGCCCCAGGGCAATGTCCTGTGGGACTGCATCAGCCTGCTGGATGATCCCACCATTGCGGCGGTTGAGGCGCTGGGCGGTATTCAGGCCATCGCCATCTCCCATCCCCACTTCTACAGCAGCATGGTGGAGTGGGGGCGGGCCTTCCAGGCGCCCATCTACCTGCACGAATCCGACCGTCGGTGGGTCATGCGGCCGGATCCTGCCATCCACTTCTGGCAGGGCGAAACCCTGTCGTTGTGGGATGGGGTGACCCTGATTCGCTGTGGCGGCCATTTTGCCGGGTCGACCGTCCTGCACTGGCGGGATGGGGCGGAGGGCCAGGGCGTGCTGCTCACCGGGGATACCCTGCAGGTGGTTTCCGATCGGCGCTATGTGAGCTTCATGCGCAGCTATCCCAACCTGATCCCCTTGTCTGCCGCGGCGGTACGGCGCATTGTGGACGCGCTGGCCCCCTATTCCTTCGAGCGGATTTACGGCGGCTGGTGGGATCGGGTGGTGGCCGGGGATGCTCAGGCCGCGGTGGCCCGCTCGGCAGCCCGCTACCTGCAGGCCCTCCAGGCGGAAGGTGGGGCAACCGGGGAGGATGACCTCGCCTGA
- a CDS encoding SanA/YdcF family protein, with the protein MQVGRWRRRLGRKWVGILIGGSILGLMLFPFGWRWWISYRYANAIYTANDVPPARVAIVFGARVYGSGRLSAMLRDRVDTAIELYQAGKVQKLLMSGDNRFDNYNEPGAMMAYALERGVPAEDIQPDYGGRRTYDTCYRARAIFQVQDAILVTQNFHLPRALFLCEQLGVPAVGVAADRRTYDPRSIAWSELREIPALLAALLDVIRRVPPPVMGEPIPLE; encoded by the coding sequence ATGCAAGTTGGAAGGTGGCGCCGTCGTCTGGGGCGGAAGTGGGTAGGGATCCTGATCGGAGGTTCGATCCTGGGCCTGATGCTGTTTCCATTTGGCTGGCGCTGGTGGATCAGCTACCGCTATGCGAATGCCATCTACACGGCCAACGACGTGCCGCCGGCCCGGGTGGCCATCGTCTTTGGGGCCCGGGTCTATGGCAGCGGCCGCCTGAGCGCCATGCTGCGGGACCGGGTGGACACGGCCATCGAGCTCTACCAGGCGGGCAAGGTGCAAAAGCTACTGATGAGCGGCGACAACCGCTTCGACAATTACAACGAGCCCGGCGCCATGATGGCCTACGCCCTGGAGCGGGGCGTGCCGGCCGAAGACATCCAGCCCGACTATGGCGGCCGCCGAACCTACGACACCTGCTATCGGGCCCGGGCCATCTTCCAGGTTCAGGATGCCATCCTGGTGACCCAGAATTTTCACCTGCCCAGGGCCCTCTTCCTCTGCGAGCAGCTGGGAGTGCCGGCGGTGGGCGTCGCAGCCGACCGCCGCACCTACGATCCCCGTTCCATCGCCTGGTCCGAGCTGCGGGAAATCCCGGCACTCCTGGCCGCCCTGCTGGATGTGATTCGTCGGGTTCCGCCGCCAGTGATGGGCGAACCCATCCCCCTGGAGTAG
- a CDS encoding transglycosylase SLT domain-containing protein: MDDAEAPQVPPSWTALPVLEIDGEATPVAPPPQSAGRQPAPERRGALPEQQDEILVVSLGDRTPTVAAGEHVELAVGLLNNGPRPATFIVTVEGWLDPAWLPSLPVYRTLQPGERAQLTLTLAPPRHPASRAGEHPFAVVVRAPDAYPGRQSRVAARLVIEPFYDLRLGRPTPGRVSLAWFRREAWVRLPVANGGNAPLRCELQGRDRHGRCQLSYRVSYDSGLQPNPARFLLQPGERLWVAVRVTPRQRPVLGIRAEVAPLYFRLWGRGANGEVERHGGGCAVALAPWIGLGQMFAAAGVLLLAVIGMAMLALGALLALPGPAAGEPGVDPGATPVAVPIAILVRVADPVPTRPAVASMPGPVPDGMAAPPAPAASTGGVSALGPVVLPEQVTAPGEVLPSPPPTATPVPRQTMTYQQMFQEIGARYDLNWRLLAAQAYVESGFDSLAMGSHGDLGLMQILPTTWQEWAPALQVNDPFDSYSNVLVAAAYLDYLRTLLGSRGYPQEEWMLVAYNWGPDQLLDFLAAGGTWETLAPELQDYATQIRRLAATIPAE, translated from the coding sequence TTGGACGACGCTGAAGCGCCCCAGGTTCCCCCCTCCTGGACGGCGCTGCCGGTGCTGGAGATCGACGGGGAGGCCACCCCTGTGGCACCACCGCCCCAGTCGGCCGGGCGTCAGCCAGCTCCAGAGCGGAGAGGGGCGCTTCCCGAGCAGCAGGATGAGATCCTGGTGGTCAGTCTGGGCGACCGCACCCCCACCGTCGCGGCAGGGGAGCATGTGGAGCTGGCGGTGGGCCTCCTCAACAACGGCCCCCGGCCGGCCACCTTCATCGTCACGGTGGAAGGCTGGCTGGACCCGGCCTGGCTGCCGTCCCTGCCGGTATACCGGACCCTACAGCCGGGCGAGCGGGCACAGCTCACCCTCACCCTGGCACCGCCCCGCCACCCTGCCAGCCGGGCAGGGGAGCATCCTTTTGCCGTGGTGGTGCGGGCCCCGGACGCGTATCCCGGCCGCCAGAGCCGGGTGGCCGCCCGCCTGGTGATTGAGCCGTTCTACGACCTTCGCCTGGGGAGGCCAACCCCGGGGCGAGTTTCCCTGGCGTGGTTCCGGCGAGAGGCCTGGGTGCGTCTGCCGGTGGCCAACGGCGGAAACGCCCCGCTTCGCTGTGAACTCCAGGGGCGCGACCGACATGGTCGCTGTCAGCTGAGCTATCGCGTCTCTTACGACTCCGGGCTCCAGCCCAATCCGGCCCGTTTTCTGCTCCAGCCCGGTGAACGCCTGTGGGTGGCAGTGCGGGTTACCCCCAGACAGCGGCCTGTGTTGGGGATCCGGGCTGAAGTTGCGCCGCTCTATTTTCGTCTGTGGGGCCGGGGGGCAAATGGCGAAGTGGAGCGCCACGGCGGAGGGTGCGCCGTGGCTTTGGCCCCCTGGATCGGCCTGGGCCAGATGTTCGCCGCCGCTGGGGTACTCCTGCTGGCTGTCATCGGGATGGCCATGCTGGCCCTCGGCGCCCTGTTGGCCCTGCCAGGCCCCGCGGCCGGGGAACCCGGTGTCGACCCAGGAGCGACGCCGGTGGCCGTGCCCATCGCCATCCTGGTCAGGGTAGCGGACCCGGTGCCGACCCGGCCGGCAGTGGCCTCCATGCCGGGCCCTGTGCCAGATGGGATGGCAGCGCCCCCGGCTCCGGCGGCGTCCACGGGCGGCGTCTCGGCATTGGGTCCGGTGGTCTTGCCCGAACAGGTGACTGCCCCGGGAGAGGTCCTGCCCTCCCCGCCGCCCACCGCCACTCCTGTGCCCCGGCAGACCATGACCTACCAGCAGATGTTTCAGGAGATCGGCGCCCGCTACGACCTGAACTGGCGCCTGTTGGCCGCCCAGGCCTACGTGGAAAGTGGCTTCGACTCTTTGGCCATGGGCAGCCACGGCGATTTGGGCCTGATGCAGATCTTGCCCACCACGTGGCAGGAATGGGCTCCGGCCCTCCAGGTGAACGATCCCTTTGACAGCTACAGCAACGTCCTGGTGGCGGCGGCCTATCTGGACTACCTGCGCACCCTGTTGGGCAGCCGGGGATACCCCCAGGAAGAGTGGATGCTGGTCGCCTACAACTGGGGGCCAGACCAGCTACTGGACTTCCTGGCAGCTGGCGGCACCTGGGAGACGCTGGCGCCGGAACTGCAAGACTACGCCACCCAGATCCGGCGCCTGGCTGCCACCATCCCCGCGGAGTGA
- a CDS encoding DNA gyrase C-terminal beta-propeller domain-containing protein: MELERPDLTQLPPHVRAYIEALEAKLARLQAESEPVASESASGPEEPPSHTSVITITEQGQVKRTPRHLYGRQRRGGMGVFGIDAAEADPPVGLVLADDDAGIILLTDQGRAFRLPVAELPETPLNGRGRSILERFPLRADERLALAFPDQPLDGRGAYLILVTRRGQVRRIAAHFLGRSLQPGTVLYNVSEGGPPAAACWSQGDQELFIVTRAGQATRFAERLVPVRGCLGMRVDPQDEVVGVAAIPADGAVFLLSDQGKGTIRLMSGFSAHKSPGAAGKTAMRADQIVGAVPVQEGDDLLILSRLGKVIRFAAAEVPPKEGVVQGVNCMNLRADECVAVAVLPALAAAPA; encoded by the coding sequence ATGGAACTGGAACGCCCTGACCTGACCCAGTTGCCGCCCCATGTCCGCGCCTACATCGAGGCGCTGGAGGCAAAGCTGGCGCGCCTCCAGGCTGAGTCCGAGCCCGTGGCGTCGGAGTCGGCCTCCGGGCCGGAGGAGCCGCCGTCCCATACCAGCGTGATCACCATCACCGAGCAGGGGCAGGTGAAACGGACTCCCCGCCACCTGTACGGACGCCAGCGCCGGGGCGGTATGGGCGTCTTCGGCATCGACGCGGCCGAGGCGGATCCGCCCGTGGGGCTGGTGCTGGCCGATGACGACGCCGGCATCATCCTGCTGACGGACCAGGGGCGCGCTTTTCGCCTGCCGGTGGCCGAGCTGCCTGAAACGCCCCTGAACGGGCGGGGCCGCTCCATCCTGGAGCGCTTTCCCCTGCGGGCGGACGAGCGGCTGGCCCTGGCCTTCCCCGACCAGCCCCTGGATGGCCGGGGCGCCTACCTGATCCTGGTGACCCGGCGGGGACAGGTGCGCCGCATTGCCGCCCACTTTCTGGGGCGCAGCCTGCAACCGGGAACGGTGCTCTACAACGTATCCGAAGGGGGCCCGCCGGCCGCCGCCTGCTGGTCCCAGGGCGATCAGGAATTGTTCATCGTGACCCGGGCCGGCCAGGCTACCCGTTTCGCCGAACGGCTGGTGCCAGTCCGGGGATGCCTGGGCATGCGGGTGGATCCCCAGGACGAGGTGGTGGGCGTGGCGGCCATCCCCGCGGACGGGGCTGTCTTCCTGCTCAGCGACCAGGGCAAGGGGACCATCCGCCTGATGAGCGGCTTCAGTGCCCACAAGTCGCCGGGGGCAGCCGGGAAGACGGCCATGAGAGCCGACCAGATCGTGGGCGCGGTGCCTGTCCAGGAGGGCGACGACCTGCTGATCCTCTCCCGGCTGGGCAAGGTCATCCGCTTTGCGGCGGCCGAGGTGCCGCCCAAGGAGGGGGTGGTCCAGGGGGTCAACTGCATGAACCTGCGGGCCGACGAGTGCGTCGCCGTGGCGGTGCTGCCGGCCCTGGCTGCGGCCCCTGCCTGA
- the pyk gene encoding pyruvate kinase, which translates to MLRVKIICTIGPASREPEVLTRLIQAGMNVARLNLSHGTHEYHRATIERIRTISEELGKPIAILADLQGPKLRVGKMQPGGVPLRKGEEVVLTVEDVEGKPGLIPIQYQDLPAKVRPGERILIDDGLLELEVLSSSDKEIRARVVIGGTLTDNKGMNLPDASLDIPALTEKDLEDVRFALSQQVDWIALSFVRTAGEVLELKQIIQQDSSFGRVPPVISKIEKPEAVRNIDAIINASDAIMVARGDLGIETRPETVPMVQKMIISKCLAAAKPVITATQMLDSMIRNPRPTRAEASDVANAVLDGSDAIMLSGETASGNYPVESVETMVKIAEEAERALLASDRRVKFAKPEIYTAAGAVCHAAMQTAELLNAKAIIAPTVSGATAKFIASFRPRVPVVAVTPSPMVQRQLCMYWGVYPLLTRRLSNTDEVVNDAIAVAQKHGYVNPGDTVVLTAGVVGSVRSATNLMMVRTIERVLARGIGLGQREIAGRIVRIKTPLNGVEPEIGPQDIVFVDHVDRSCIKLLQRAGGLITRDSGLDSLGAVAAVELGLPAIIGVDGEIDQLVDGKRVILDATTGQVIEWNK; encoded by the coding sequence ATGCTCCGAGTAAAAATCATCTGTACAATTGGCCCGGCCAGCCGTGAGCCAGAGGTGTTGACCCGGCTGATTCAGGCAGGCATGAATGTGGCTCGCCTGAACCTGAGCCACGGAACCCACGAGTACCACCGCGCTACCATCGAGCGCATTCGCACCATTTCGGAAGAATTGGGCAAACCCATCGCCATTCTGGCCGACCTGCAGGGACCGAAGTTGCGGGTGGGTAAGATGCAGCCCGGCGGCGTTCCCCTGCGCAAGGGGGAAGAAGTGGTCCTGACCGTCGAAGATGTGGAAGGCAAGCCCGGCCTGATCCCCATCCAGTACCAGGATCTGCCCGCCAAGGTCCGCCCGGGCGAGCGCATCCTCATCGACGATGGCCTGCTGGAGCTGGAAGTGCTCTCCAGCTCGGACAAGGAGATTCGGGCCCGGGTGGTAATCGGCGGAACCCTCACCGACAACAAGGGCATGAACCTCCCCGACGCTTCCCTGGACATTCCGGCCCTGACGGAAAAAGACCTGGAAGATGTCCGGTTTGCCCTGAGCCAGCAGGTGGACTGGATCGCCCTCAGCTTTGTGCGCACGGCCGGGGAGGTGTTGGAGTTAAAGCAGATCATCCAGCAGGACTCCTCCTTTGGGCGGGTGCCTCCCGTCATCTCCAAAATTGAAAAGCCGGAAGCAGTGCGCAACATCGATGCCATCATCAACGCCTCGGACGCCATCATGGTGGCCCGGGGGGATCTGGGCATTGAGACCCGCCCCGAAACCGTCCCCATGGTCCAAAAGATGATCATCTCCAAGTGCCTGGCCGCGGCCAAGCCGGTGATCACCGCCACCCAGATGCTGGACTCCATGATCCGCAACCCCCGGCCCACCCGGGCCGAGGCCAGCGACGTGGCCAACGCGGTGTTGGACGGCAGCGACGCCATCATGCTCTCGGGCGAGACGGCCTCTGGCAACTACCCGGTGGAGTCGGTGGAGACCATGGTCAAAATTGCCGAAGAGGCAGAGCGGGCCCTCCTGGCCAGCGACCGCCGGGTGAAGTTCGCCAAGCCCGAGATCTACACCGCTGCCGGCGCGGTCTGCCACGCGGCCATGCAGACGGCCGAGCTCTTGAATGCCAAGGCCATCATTGCACCGACCGTCAGCGGCGCCACGGCCAAGTTCATTGCCAGCTTCCGGCCCCGGGTTCCGGTGGTGGCCGTCACCCCCAGCCCCATGGTCCAGCGGCAACTCTGCATGTACTGGGGCGTCTATCCCCTGTTGACCCGCCGCCTGAGCAACACCGACGAAGTGGTCAACGATGCCATCGCGGTGGCCCAGAAGCATGGTTATGTCAATCCAGGGGACACGGTGGTGTTGACGGCCGGGGTGGTGGGCAGCGTGCGCAGCGCCACCAACCTGATGATGGTGCGCACCATCGAGCGGGTGTTGGCCCGGGGCATTGGCCTGGGCCAGCGGGAGATCGCCGGCCGCATCGTGCGCATTAAAACCCCCCTCAACGGCGTGGAGCCGGAGATCGGGCCCCAGGACATCGTCTTTGTCGACCACGTGGACCGCTCCTGCATCAAGTTGCTGCAGCGGGCCGGCGGCCTCATCACCCGGGATTCGGGGCTGGATAGCCTGGGCGCGGTGGCTGCCGTGGAGCTGGGTCTGCCGGCCATCATCGGCGTGGATGGGGAGATCGACCAGCTGGTGGACGGCAAGCGGGTCATCCTGGATGCCACCACCGGCCAGGTGAT